One Deinococcus grandis DNA window includes the following coding sequences:
- a CDS encoding diguanylate cyclase domain-containing protein codes for MLPDFRPGSLSASAREARGGVFRTTLDRRALNQRVLGGVLIATLLAALYHQHDPFERVALPAMAVLLGALLATLSFTRVPLLVTQTAGLLGGWVYLLAKVAYVLFVMGDAGLPMLLNLAPWGGVLLASHLWTLGPQGSAGLNVAALGSLAALLATKVALDPASAQANVTGTVLQMLLAGGVLLLGQRGAAHRMTGDVRRAVLGQDTPGLDALTGLPDRVTLERQLEGAYRQSPEHLVVAAIAVDPQEPPDLSGQNFQVRLSAHVSRVLMSTVRDQDLLGCLGDGVAALVMRAPDARSARAACERLRVRVASRPLDGVNPTVTIGLVYADGQLEPQALLRAAEDTLGAARQLGPNRVLLGPARPDGNAENLDALFA; via the coding sequence ATGCTGCCCGACTTCCGCCCCGGTTCCCTGAGTGCGTCCGCCCGCGAAGCCCGCGGCGGGGTGTTCCGCACCACCCTGGACCGCCGGGCGCTGAACCAGCGGGTGCTGGGCGGCGTGCTGATCGCCACGCTGCTCGCCGCGCTGTACCACCAGCACGACCCCTTCGAACGCGTGGCGCTGCCCGCCATGGCCGTCCTGCTGGGCGCGCTGCTGGCCACGCTGTCGTTCACGCGCGTGCCCCTGCTGGTCACGCAGACGGCCGGGCTGCTGGGCGGCTGGGTGTACCTGCTGGCCAAGGTCGCGTACGTGCTGTTCGTGATGGGTGACGCGGGCCTGCCGATGCTGCTGAATCTCGCGCCGTGGGGGGGGGTGCTGCTCGCCTCGCACCTGTGGACGCTGGGGCCGCAGGGCAGCGCGGGCCTGAACGTCGCGGCGCTGGGCAGCCTCGCGGCGCTGCTCGCCACGAAGGTCGCGCTGGACCCGGCGTCCGCGCAGGCGAACGTGACCGGCACCGTCCTCCAGATGCTGCTCGCGGGCGGCGTGCTGCTGCTCGGGCAGCGCGGCGCCGCGCACCGCATGACCGGCGACGTGCGCCGCGCCGTGCTCGGCCAGGACACCCCGGGCCTGGACGCCCTGACCGGCCTGCCCGACCGCGTCACGCTGGAACGCCAGCTGGAGGGCGCGTACCGCCAGTCCCCCGAGCATCTGGTCGTCGCCGCGATCGCCGTGGACCCCCAGGAGCCGCCCGACCTGAGCGGCCAGAACTTCCAGGTGCGGCTCTCCGCGCACGTGTCGCGCGTCCTGATGAGCACCGTGCGCGACCAGGACCTGCTGGGCTGCCTGGGGGACGGTGTGGCCGCGCTCGTCATGCGCGCCCCGGACGCCCGCTCGGCACGCGCCGCCTGCGAGCGGCTGCGCGTGCGGGTCGCGTCCCGCCCGCTGGACGGCGTGAACCCCACCGTGACCATCGGACTGGTGTACGCCGACGGGCAGCTGGAGCCGCAGGCGCTGCTGCGCGCCGCCGAGGACACCCTGGGCGCGGCGCGGCAGCTCGGCCCGAACCGGGTGCTGCTCGGCCCGGCCCGCCCGGACGGGAACGCGGAGAACCTCGACGCGCTGTTCGCCTGA
- a CDS encoding S41 family peptidase has protein sequence MTRARLLLLPLLLAACTPTPAPPVPGDDVPTVPRATRPARPSCVLNPAWLSALGGPAGLMGVNLRPAPLGAQATPSLFDQLLDVREAINGSYWGESGVDLQALHEQAETGARTAFGNLRAATLSAQTDAFMNDYVDGVRDGHTYFLDAAGFRAFRDSLSAAPTPTPRLGVRWAAVPGEDGAVLLDAFPEWPAAQAGLTRGDTLLSIGGQPLTRQPGDSDAAHAARLSTLLGQASAAGAPVTVTYRRAQAGAETTASTTVTPRVLSSAPLPYARTVAPGTVLLRLPTFATSGVAQQVHTLIGGAQRADATHLILDLRGNGGGLLSEAIGVAGALVGDRAGETIETLDGQDVTYAYRNGQVLAGVNCAPTSPVLGVGTPARWAGRLTILVNEGSASASEIVAQLAAQTGAILTGERSYGVGNTVTVIGAISGDRGLSVTIGRANDLRGQPLTPDVTPAPVTPDDLRALAHGHDLPLEAALK, from the coding sequence GTGACCCGCGCCCGACTCCTGCTGCTGCCGCTGCTGCTGGCCGCCTGTACGCCCACGCCCGCGCCGCCCGTCCCGGGTGACGACGTCCCCACCGTCCCGCGCGCCACCCGGCCCGCGCGGCCCAGCTGCGTCCTGAATCCCGCGTGGCTGTCCGCGCTGGGCGGCCCGGCCGGGCTGATGGGCGTGAACCTGCGCCCCGCGCCACTGGGCGCCCAGGCGACCCCCAGCCTGTTCGACCAGCTGCTGGACGTGCGCGAGGCCATCAACGGCAGCTACTGGGGCGAGTCCGGCGTGGACCTCCAGGCGCTGCACGAGCAGGCCGAGACGGGCGCCCGCACAGCGTTCGGGAACCTGCGCGCCGCCACGCTGAGCGCGCAGACCGACGCGTTCATGAACGACTACGTGGACGGCGTGCGCGACGGGCACACCTACTTCCTGGACGCCGCCGGGTTCAGGGCGTTCCGGGACAGCCTGAGCGCGGCGCCCACCCCCACGCCCCGCCTGGGCGTGCGCTGGGCGGCGGTGCCCGGCGAGGACGGCGCGGTGCTGCTCGACGCGTTCCCGGAGTGGCCCGCCGCGCAGGCCGGACTGACGCGCGGCGACACCCTGCTGAGCATCGGCGGGCAGCCCCTGACCCGCCAGCCCGGGGACAGCGACGCGGCGCATGCCGCGCGCCTGAGCACGCTGCTGGGACAGGCCAGCGCCGCCGGGGCACCCGTGACCGTCACGTACCGCCGCGCGCAGGCGGGCGCCGAGACGACCGCCAGCACGACCGTCACGCCCCGGGTCCTCAGCAGCGCGCCCCTGCCGTACGCGCGCACCGTCGCCCCTGGCACCGTGCTGCTGCGCCTGCCGACCTTCGCCACGTCCGGCGTCGCGCAGCAGGTGCACACCCTGATCGGGGGCGCGCAGCGCGCGGACGCGACCCACCTGATCCTCGACCTGCGCGGCAACGGCGGCGGTCTGCTGTCCGAGGCGATCGGCGTGGCGGGCGCCCTGGTCGGCGACCGCGCCGGGGAGACCATCGAGACCCTGGACGGGCAGGACGTCACCTACGCGTACCGGAACGGTCAGGTGCTCGCGGGCGTGAACTGCGCCCCGACCAGCCCGGTCCTGGGCGTCGGCACCCCCGCCCGCTGGGCGGGCCGACTGACCATCCTCGTGAACGAGGGGTCCGCCAGCGCCTCCGAGATCGTCGCGCAACTGGCCGCACAGACCGGGGCCATCCTGACCGGGGAACGCAGCTACGGCGTCGGGAACACCGTCACCGTGATCGGCGCCATCAGCGGTGACCGGGGCCTGAGCGTCACCATCGGCCGCGCGAACGACCTGCGCGGCCAGCCCCTCACGCCCGACGTGACCCCCGCTCCCGTCACCCCGGACGACCTGCGCGCCCTCGCCCACGGGCACGACCTGCCCCTGGAAGCCGCACTGAAATAA
- the pxpA gene encoding 5-oxoprolinase subunit PxpA, which produces MTSIDLNADLGEGSAHEETVMAVVSSANIACGGHAGDAGTMRDSLRLAARFGVAAGAHPGFPDREGFGRRELHFPPDEVRAFVREQIEALKAVAAREGVPLRHVKPHGMLYNMAVRDETLARAVAQAAADSGVPLYFGLAGGGSVMLREARAAGLREIGEGFADRGYAPDGSLWPRGQAGALLPFDAATAQGVRIARDGVTTAVTGEPVAVPARTLCLHGDGAEAAELARTLRAALEAAGLRVAAP; this is translated from the coding sequence ATGACCAGTATCGACCTGAACGCCGACCTGGGCGAGGGCAGCGCGCACGAGGAGACCGTCATGGCCGTGGTGAGCAGCGCGAACATCGCCTGCGGCGGGCACGCCGGGGACGCCGGGACCATGCGGGACTCGCTGCGGCTCGCGGCGCGCTTCGGGGTGGCGGCCGGGGCACACCCGGGCTTCCCGGACCGCGAGGGCTTCGGGCGGCGCGAACTGCACTTCCCCCCGGACGAGGTCCGCGCGTTCGTGCGCGAGCAGATCGAGGCGCTCAAGGCCGTCGCGGCGCGCGAGGGGGTCCCGCTGCGGCACGTCAAGCCGCACGGGATGCTGTACAACATGGCCGTGCGGGACGAGACGCTGGCGCGCGCGGTGGCGCAGGCGGCCGCCGACAGTGGCGTGCCGCTGTACTTCGGGCTGGCGGGCGGCGGCAGCGTGATGCTGCGCGAGGCGCGCGCCGCCGGGCTGCGCGAGATCGGCGAGGGCTTCGCGGACCGCGGGTACGCCCCCGACGGGAGCCTGTGGCCGCGCGGACAGGCGGGCGCGCTGCTGCCCTTCGACGCCGCGACCGCGCAGGGCGTGCGGATCGCGCGGGACGGCGTGACGACCGCCGTGACCGGCGAGCCGGTCGCCGTGCCCGCCCGGACGCTGTGCCTGCACGGTGACGGCGCCGAGGCCGCCGAACTGGCCCGGACGCTGCGCGCGGCGCTGGAGGCGGCGGGGCTGCGCGTCGCCGCCCCCTGA